A section of the Malus sylvestris chromosome 17, drMalSylv7.2, whole genome shotgun sequence genome encodes:
- the LOC126610112 gene encoding syntaxin-124-like, with protein sequence MNDLFMSDSFKRYKDLERQVYIDDMQDGGETWKETVDLDGFFKEIENVQRDMRAVVQHYKRLEGANEKSKLVHDAKSMKGLRARMDSDVEQVLKLVKLIKGKLEKLELSNADQRKVPGCGTGSSSDRTRTSMLNGLAKKLKDMMDDFQGLRAKIACEYKETVQRRYFTITGEKANKETIENLISSGEGETLLQKAIEEQGRGQVLDTVQEIQERLGAVKEMEKSLIELHLVFLDMAALVDAQGQQLNDIESHVAHANSFVRRGTVQLEVAKDYQKSTRKCTCIAIVIGTCVIVILLLPILLHFKS encoded by the coding sequence ATGAACGATTTGTTTATGAGCGATTCGTTCAAAAGATACAAGGACCTTGAGCGCCAAGTCTACATCGATGACATGCAGGATGGAGGCGAGACATGGAAAGAGACTGTCGATCTTGATGGATTCTTCAAGGAGATAGAGAATGTCCAACGTGACATGAGAGCTGTGGTGCAGCATTACAAGCGGTTAGAGGGAGCGAACGAGAAGAGCAAGCTCGTCCACGATGCCAAGTCCATGAAGGGGCTTCGTGCACGGATGGACTCTGATGTTGAGCAGGTGTTGAAGTTGGTTAAACTCATCAAGGGGAAGTTAGAAAAGCTCGAACTCTCCAATGCCGATCAGCGAAAAGTTCCAGGGTGCGGCACAGGGTCATCTTCGGATCGAACAAGAACTTCAATGCTCAATGGCTTGGCCAAGAAGCTAAAGGACATGATGGATGATTTTCAAGGTTTACGGGCCAAAATTGCATGCGAATACAAAGAGACAGTTCAAAGGAGGTACTTCACAATCACAGGTGAGAAGGCCAACAAGGAAACAATAGAGAATTTGATATCGAGCGGAGAGGGAGAGACCTTGCTTCAGAAGGCGATCGAGGAGCAGGGCCGCGGCCAAGTTTTGGACACGGTTCAAGAAATCCAAGAGAGGCTTGGTGCTGTGAAGGAGATGGAGAAGAGCCTCATTGAGCTCCACCTGGTGTTCCTTGACATGGCTGCACTCGTAGATGCACAAGGGCAGCAGCTGAACGACATCGAGAGCCACGTGGCGCATGCCAATTCGTTTGTTAGGCGGGGAACCGTGCAGCTTGAGGTGGCTAAGGACTATCAGAAGAGTACCAGGAAGTGCACTTGCATTGccattgttattggcacttgtGTTATTGTCATTCTTCTTTTGCCTATTTTGCTTCACTTCAAGAGTTAA